In one window of Eggerthella guodeyinii DNA:
- the thrC gene encoding threonine synthase, protein MAQNLYSDTRGQSEHPITFTEAVIDGLAAGGGLYVPERIPELSLDEIGALAALPYAQRATRIYEAFEVDLPAETIESLMAQAYGDNFDDERICPITSLTADTHVLELWHGPTSAFKDMALQCLPRFFSASAAQLREQGKLDHDFLILVATSGDTGKAALEGFRDVDGVSIAVMYPDGGVSDIQFKQMATQRGRNVQVWGVRGNFDDCQTGAKNVFGDEAFAEQLQDAHRIALSSANSINWGRLMPQIVYYVSAYAQLVADGKLGLGDELDVCVPTGNFGNILAAYYAKRMGVPLGMLYCASNENRVLTDFINTGTYDISERPFVLTPSPSMDILVSSNLERQLFELTDRDANAIAGWMADLREQRRFRVDEGTFARVRELFASDSIDNATCLDTIKRVFDEHDYLLDPHTAVAYQTAENLRGENPVLIASTAHWAKFGDNVYRALHGIEPGAALPDDVAALSGCELNDLIARETGANDIPRGLAELDALPIRFSDVIDGGTNDIEAAALRFLEHLDA, encoded by the coding sequence ATGGCTCAAAACCTCTATTCCGACACGCGCGGGCAAAGCGAGCACCCGATCACCTTCACGGAAGCCGTCATCGACGGCTTGGCCGCAGGCGGCGGTCTGTACGTGCCCGAGCGCATCCCCGAGCTCTCGCTCGACGAGATCGGCGCGCTGGCCGCGCTGCCGTACGCCCAGCGCGCGACGCGCATCTACGAGGCATTCGAGGTCGACCTGCCCGCCGAGACCATCGAATCGCTCATGGCCCAGGCCTACGGCGACAACTTCGACGACGAGCGCATCTGCCCCATCACGTCGCTCACGGCCGACACCCACGTGCTGGAGCTGTGGCACGGCCCCACGAGCGCGTTCAAGGACATGGCGCTGCAGTGCCTGCCGCGGTTCTTCTCAGCAAGCGCCGCCCAGCTGCGCGAGCAGGGGAAGCTCGACCACGACTTCCTCATCCTCGTGGCCACGTCGGGCGACACGGGCAAGGCCGCGCTCGAGGGCTTCCGCGACGTGGACGGCGTGTCCATCGCCGTGATGTACCCCGACGGCGGCGTGAGCGACATCCAGTTCAAGCAGATGGCCACGCAGCGCGGTCGCAACGTGCAGGTGTGGGGCGTGCGCGGCAACTTCGACGACTGCCAGACCGGCGCGAAGAACGTGTTCGGCGACGAAGCGTTCGCGGAGCAGCTGCAGGACGCGCACCGCATCGCGCTTTCGAGCGCGAACTCCATCAACTGGGGGCGCCTCATGCCCCAAATCGTGTACTACGTGTCGGCCTATGCGCAGCTGGTGGCCGACGGCAAGCTGGGACTGGGCGACGAGCTGGACGTGTGCGTGCCCACGGGCAACTTCGGCAACATCCTGGCCGCCTACTACGCCAAGCGCATGGGCGTGCCGCTGGGCATGCTGTACTGCGCCAGCAACGAGAACCGCGTGCTCACCGACTTCATCAACACGGGCACCTACGACATCTCCGAGCGCCCCTTCGTGCTGACGCCGTCGCCGTCGATGGACATCCTCGTGTCGTCGAACCTGGAGCGCCAGCTGTTCGAGCTGACGGACCGCGACGCGAACGCCATCGCCGGCTGGATGGCCGACCTGCGCGAGCAGCGGCGCTTCCGCGTGGACGAGGGCACGTTCGCCCGCGTGAGGGAGCTGTTCGCCTCCGACTCCATCGACAACGCCACGTGCCTCGACACCATCAAGCGCGTGTTCGACGAACACGACTACCTGCTGGACCCGCACACGGCCGTCGCCTACCAAACCGCCGAGAACCTCCGGGGCGAGAACCCCGTGCTCATCGCGAGCACGGCGCACTGGGCCAAGTTCGGCGACAACGTGTATCGCGCGCTGCACGGCATCGAGCCGGGCGCCGCGCTGCCCGACGACGTGGCCGCGCTGTCCGGCTGCGAACTGAACGACCTGATCGCGCGCGAGACGGGGGCGAACGACATCCCCCGCGGCCTGGCCGAGCTCGACGCGCTGCCCATCCGCTTCAGCGACGTGATCGACGGCGGCACGAACGACATCGAGGCGGCGGCGCTGCGCTTCCTCGAGCACCTGGACGCCTGA
- the nrfD gene encoding NrfD/PsrC family molybdoenzyme membrane anchor subunit encodes MMVWDGVVACDLFLAGLGAGAFLLSILAGWAPGGSKKIRLIGSIVGPVAVAAGALTLMIDAKAGLGDPLRFFYLITNLGSPMTWGVLCLSIFLVVSVASLVVQLCRKDVPRALDVLGIVCAAGVATYTGVLLGYSASYPLWNLAVLPFLFVCSAALTGFAFVSAVAYFAARDELEKIGFLPKAEVALPVLVGLFLLVLLAVTATTGGEAGAVAATATVQGMLAGSNALVFWLGVVVCGIAVPLVAGVVRLRSAGRGVTGLSLAGYAAACVGGFALRYVIVVAAVGMTMGAGF; translated from the coding sequence ATGATGGTGTGGGATGGCGTTGTCGCATGCGACCTGTTCTTGGCCGGGTTGGGCGCGGGTGCGTTCCTGCTCTCCATTCTGGCGGGCTGGGCGCCGGGCGGCTCGAAGAAGATCAGGCTCATCGGCTCCATCGTGGGACCCGTCGCGGTTGCTGCCGGGGCGCTCACGCTCATGATCGACGCAAAGGCCGGCTTGGGCGATCCCCTGCGGTTCTTCTACCTCATCACGAACCTGGGTTCGCCCATGACCTGGGGCGTGCTTTGCCTCAGCATCTTCCTGGTGGTCAGCGTCGCCAGCCTGGTCGTTCAGCTGTGCAGGAAGGACGTGCCGCGCGCGCTCGATGTGCTCGGCATCGTGTGCGCCGCCGGCGTGGCGACGTACACGGGCGTCCTGCTGGGCTATTCGGCCTCGTATCCGCTGTGGAACCTCGCGGTGCTGCCGTTCCTGTTCGTGTGCTCGGCGGCGCTCACGGGCTTCGCGTTCGTGTCGGCCGTCGCGTACTTCGCGGCGCGCGACGAGCTGGAGAAGATCGGCTTTCTGCCGAAAGCCGAAGTGGCGCTGCCGGTGCTGGTCGGGCTGTTCCTGCTCGTGCTGCTGGCGGTGACGGCCACCACGGGAGGCGAAGCGGGTGCCGTTGCCGCGACGGCTACCGTGCAGGGAATGCTGGCCGGCTCGAACGCGCTCGTGTTCTGGTTGGGCGTCGTGGTGTGCGGGATTGCGGTTCCGCTGGTTGCCGGCGTCGTGCGCCTGCGCTCGGCCGGTCGGGGCGTGACGGGGCTCAGCCTCGCGGGCTACGCGGCCGCCTGCGTCGGCGGGTTCGCGCTGCGCTACGTCATCGTCGTCGCCGCAGTGGGCATGACGATGGGCGCCGGCTTCTAG
- a CDS encoding molybdopterin-dependent oxidoreductase, which produces MGTMDMSRRRFAQLSGLVGASALAGLGLPDNAEAIEQAPVDPEFPVSGRGRKLEATYDPSTDEVKINDEVIVRYSNCVGCYAMCGVRLKLDRESREILAQGGNPYNPCNAYPVLPFDEPLTEAYRTMTQSPSKQAGAATCCGRSLGALDVYLNSHRITMPLKRAGKRGEGKWQPIGWDQLIEEVVEGGKLFKDIGEDREIEGFRAVRDFDTPLVPDAPEFGSKANGLIYCGGRTDGRGQTSTRFLSMYGSSNKYSHHSSCYGAKGVYPYQSGDGDDLGIDAEFNEYAIWMGTFPGANGGSVMSDLKRVASTIENKQAKIVVFDPNLGNGVVTPAQDNAVWYPIKPATNSALTMGMIRWIIDNKKYNEDFMCAPNLPQAIKLGFNACTNATHLVIVDEGHPNYRHMMHPEDAGLEPSEKENAFEDQYVCIDASTRQPAVSLDSDKGLMEWEGEVNGVKVRTAYLFLKDSANEHTIEEYSQVCDVPVEVIEEVASEFVAHGTKSSVNGAGGVTSANGTDATSCFSTLAGLTGALCMKGSLIATFVGVVGPGNGDRYLLNKAEGVPEGKPDARVDRTGFAWEDTSEYQRRVAAGERDPKPLLPWYPGGVGTSDNQMVLSLANGYPHKAKILLTWQCNPIKATPGAMRDEVMEAFKDPDIVPLAICSDVVEGTFAHMADYIVPDTMYREHFGISQHAAWWGHKGNFLQWPMVEPKSMKLDDGRHASFDAFLCDVGRKLGLPGYGDEGLLSATGEKLPFNDACDYYVKALANVAYEDGVIDDLSQEEIEMQALDTLPDAWRKAVAAEEWPKVQRLLSRGCRTWPEADTFDDEGRHTYAGAYMVNFYSEERGSVKNHYTGKYYEGALGWHAEAFSDGTPIEDVYSREEYPFGAASHKPYFRCVTMLSDSALMRELSPHNYLEINIEDARELGIRDGETVQAVNPSGDVMEGVAMVRGGTARGTIGISFGYTQDAYGSTDLTVGDETIPGNPDIDTGVQLCQMLDPQVGEGGIFAFSDPEASTPGRNGGMFKLVVPSV; this is translated from the coding sequence ATGGGAACCATGGATATGTCGAGAAGGCGGTTCGCTCAGCTGTCCGGGCTCGTCGGCGCGTCGGCGCTTGCGGGGCTGGGGCTGCCGGACAACGCCGAAGCGATCGAGCAGGCACCGGTCGATCCGGAATTCCCGGTTTCGGGTCGCGGGCGCAAGCTGGAGGCGACCTACGATCCGAGCACTGACGAGGTGAAAATCAACGACGAGGTCATCGTGCGCTACAGCAACTGCGTGGGGTGCTACGCCATGTGCGGCGTGCGCTTGAAGCTCGATCGCGAGTCGCGTGAGATATTGGCGCAGGGCGGCAACCCGTACAACCCGTGCAACGCCTATCCGGTGCTGCCGTTCGACGAGCCGCTGACGGAGGCGTACCGCACGATGACGCAGTCGCCCTCGAAGCAGGCCGGCGCGGCCACGTGTTGCGGCCGCTCGCTCGGCGCGCTCGACGTGTACCTGAATTCGCATCGCATCACCATGCCCCTCAAGCGCGCCGGCAAGCGCGGCGAAGGCAAGTGGCAGCCCATCGGTTGGGACCAGCTCATCGAAGAGGTGGTCGAAGGCGGCAAGCTGTTCAAGGACATCGGCGAGGATCGCGAGATCGAAGGGTTCCGCGCCGTGCGCGACTTCGACACGCCGCTCGTGCCCGACGCCCCCGAATTCGGCTCGAAGGCGAACGGCCTCATCTACTGCGGCGGCCGCACCGACGGCCGCGGGCAGACGTCCACGCGCTTCCTCAGCATGTACGGCAGCTCCAACAAGTACTCGCACCACTCGTCGTGCTACGGCGCGAAGGGCGTCTACCCCTACCAGTCGGGCGACGGCGACGACCTCGGCATCGACGCCGAATTCAACGAGTACGCCATCTGGATGGGCACGTTCCCCGGCGCCAACGGCGGTAGCGTGATGAGCGATCTCAAGCGCGTGGCGTCCACCATCGAGAACAAGCAGGCCAAGATCGTCGTGTTCGACCCGAACCTCGGCAACGGCGTGGTCACCCCGGCGCAGGACAACGCCGTGTGGTACCCCATCAAGCCGGCCACGAACTCCGCGCTGACCATGGGCATGATCCGCTGGATCATCGACAACAAGAAGTACAACGAGGACTTCATGTGCGCTCCGAACCTGCCCCAGGCTATCAAGCTGGGCTTCAACGCGTGCACGAACGCCACGCATCTCGTCATCGTGGACGAGGGGCATCCGAACTACCGTCACATGATGCATCCCGAAGACGCGGGCCTCGAGCCCTCCGAGAAGGAGAACGCTTTCGAGGACCAGTACGTGTGCATCGATGCGTCCACCCGGCAGCCCGCGGTCAGCCTCGACAGCGACAAGGGCCTCATGGAATGGGAGGGCGAGGTCAACGGCGTGAAGGTGCGCACGGCCTATTTGTTCCTCAAGGACAGCGCGAACGAGCATACCATCGAAGAGTACTCCCAGGTCTGCGACGTGCCGGTCGAGGTCATCGAGGAGGTTGCGAGCGAGTTCGTCGCCCATGGCACGAAGTCGTCCGTCAACGGTGCAGGCGGCGTCACGTCGGCGAACGGCACCGATGCGACCAGCTGCTTCTCCACGTTGGCCGGCCTCACGGGCGCCCTCTGCATGAAAGGCAGCCTCATCGCCACGTTCGTGGGCGTGGTGGGGCCCGGCAACGGCGACCGCTACCTGCTGAACAAAGCCGAGGGCGTGCCCGAGGGCAAGCCGGACGCGCGCGTCGATCGCACCGGGTTCGCCTGGGAAGACACGAGCGAGTACCAGCGCCGCGTCGCCGCCGGGGAGCGGGATCCCAAGCCCCTGCTGCCGTGGTATCCGGGCGGCGTGGGAACCTCCGACAACCAGATGGTGCTATCGCTGGCCAACGGCTACCCGCATAAGGCGAAGATCCTGCTCACGTGGCAGTGCAACCCCATCAAGGCCACGCCGGGCGCCATGCGCGACGAGGTGATGGAGGCGTTCAAGGACCCCGACATCGTGCCGCTGGCCATATGCTCGGACGTGGTCGAAGGCACGTTCGCCCACATGGCGGACTACATCGTGCCGGACACCATGTACCGCGAGCACTTCGGCATCTCCCAGCATGCCGCATGGTGGGGCCATAAGGGCAACTTCCTCCAGTGGCCCATGGTGGAGCCGAAGTCGATGAAGCTCGACGATGGGCGCCATGCCAGCTTCGACGCGTTCCTTTGCGATGTCGGCCGCAAGCTGGGGCTGCCGGGTTACGGCGACGAGGGGCTGCTGTCCGCAACGGGCGAGAAGCTCCCGTTCAACGACGCCTGCGACTACTACGTCAAGGCGCTGGCGAACGTGGCGTACGAGGACGGCGTCATCGACGACCTCTCCCAGGAGGAGATCGAGATGCAGGCGCTCGACACCCTGCCGGACGCCTGGAGGAAGGCTGTCGCGGCCGAGGAGTGGCCGAAAGTGCAGCGCCTGCTCAGCCGTGGATGCCGCACGTGGCCCGAGGCCGACACGTTCGACGACGAAGGCCGCCATACGTACGCGGGCGCGTACATGGTGAACTTCTACTCCGAGGAGCGCGGCTCGGTGAAGAACCACTACACCGGGAAATACTACGAAGGAGCGCTCGGCTGGCATGCCGAAGCGTTCAGCGACGGCACGCCCATCGAGGACGTGTACTCCCGCGAGGAGTATCCCTTCGGCGCGGCCAGCCACAAGCCGTACTTCCGCTGCGTCACCATGCTGTCCGACAGCGCGCTCATGCGCGAGCTGTCGCCGCACAACTATCTGGAGATCAACATCGAGGATGCGCGCGAGCTGGGCATCCGCGACGGCGAGACCGTGCAGGCCGTCAATCCCTCGGGCGACGTGATGGAAGGTGTGGCCATGGTGCGCGGGGGCACGGCGCGCGGGACCATCGGCATCTCGTTCGGTTACACGCAGGACGCGTACGGCTCCACCGATCTGACGGTGGGCGACGAGACGATCCCCGGCAACCCGGACATCGACACGGGCGTGCAGCTCTGCCAGATGCTCGATCCGCAGGTGGGCGAAGGCGGCATCTTCGCCTTCTCCGACCCCGAAGCGTCGACGCCCGGCCGCAACGGCGGCATGTTCAAGCTGGTGGTTCCGTCGGTCTGA
- a CDS encoding alpha/beta hydrolase: MDGYEHDPVWVEAQSFLPEGNRLTASTMPDEYVLTLPGADVHIDHYRPASPRARIVLFHGVGGNGRLLSFVAVSLVRHGFEVVCPDLPLYGHTRCEGVVTYDTWVTCGTRIVEHFQGVRGTGEGSPPLFLFGLSAGGMLAYQIACACDGVAGLIVTCLLDQRDRVVAARTASSPLLGAVARPLVSLLNACAGRTELPMRLVSNMKAIANDEALVDLLMRDETSSGARVPIAFLHAMLNPKIEVEPERFRACPMLLVHPGDDRWTDVELSNRFYHRLACEKETVMLDGAGHFPIEEPGLRRMEAACVAFIERQLP, from the coding sequence ATGGACGGCTACGAACACGATCCGGTTTGGGTGGAAGCCCAATCGTTTCTGCCGGAAGGCAATCGGTTGACGGCGAGCACGATGCCCGACGAGTACGTTTTGACCTTGCCCGGCGCCGACGTGCACATCGACCATTATCGGCCCGCATCGCCGCGCGCGAGGATCGTGCTGTTCCACGGCGTCGGGGGAAACGGGCGCTTGCTCTCGTTCGTCGCCGTGTCTTTGGTGCGTCATGGGTTCGAGGTCGTGTGCCCCGACCTGCCCCTCTACGGCCACACCCGTTGCGAGGGCGTTGTCACCTACGACACGTGGGTGACGTGCGGGACGCGCATCGTGGAGCACTTCCAAGGGGTGCGGGGAACGGGGGAGGGCTCGCCGCCCCTCTTCCTCTTCGGGTTGAGCGCCGGCGGCATGCTGGCCTACCAGATCGCTTGCGCGTGCGACGGCGTCGCCGGCCTCATCGTCACGTGCCTGCTCGACCAGCGCGATCGGGTGGTTGCCGCGCGCACCGCCAGCAGCCCTCTTCTGGGCGCGGTCGCACGGCCGCTCGTCTCCCTCCTCAACGCGTGCGCCGGGCGGACGGAGCTGCCGATGAGGCTCGTAAGCAACATGAAGGCCATTGCCAACGACGAAGCGCTCGTCGACCTCCTGATGCGAGACGAAACCTCGTCCGGCGCACGCGTTCCCATCGCGTTTCTGCACGCGATGCTCAATCCGAAGATCGAGGTCGAGCCCGAACGCTTCCGCGCCTGCCCGATGCTCCTGGTGCACCCGGGCGACGATCGCTGGACGGACGTCGAGCTGAGCAACCGCTTCTACCATCGTCTGGCCTGCGAGAAGGAGACCGTGATGCTGGACGGGGCCGGTCATTTTCCCATCGAGGAACCGGGCCTGAGGCGGATGGAGGCTGCCTGCGTCGCGTTCATCGAGCGCCAGCTTCCGTAA
- a CDS encoding TorD/DmsD family molecular chaperone, which yields MENDRVDAAAVYALFASVLVTVPDGEVRDRMARLLAATGDEASAAVDEAADLEQCFYDRLVIAVSPRYLPAIESCMLDAREDEGGRLEPGRLDGPRMTEVLACYRTYGFDHRALRGFQPLVDSLRPDHLSVELAFMAHLRRLEAAGGEKGLAAGRFADEFLRRHLASWVPTLCAVARQRGEGDEYVRLIEAVRSWIDLDASAAA from the coding sequence ATGGAAAACGATCGGGTCGATGCGGCCGCCGTCTACGCGCTGTTCGCGTCGGTGCTGGTGACGGTGCCGGACGGGGAGGTTCGCGACCGCATGGCGCGGTTGCTTGCGGCGACGGGCGACGAGGCCTCCGCCGCCGTCGACGAGGCCGCCGATCTGGAGCAGTGCTTCTACGACCGCCTGGTCATCGCCGTGTCGCCGCGCTACCTTCCGGCGATCGAGAGCTGCATGCTCGACGCCCGGGAGGACGAGGGCGGCCGCCTCGAGCCCGGCCGCCTCGACGGTCCGCGCATGACCGAGGTGCTGGCGTGCTACCGGACGTACGGGTTCGACCATCGCGCGTTGCGCGGGTTTCAGCCGCTCGTGGACAGCCTGCGTCCCGATCACCTTTCGGTCGAGCTGGCGTTCATGGCGCACCTGCGGCGTTTGGAGGCGGCAGGCGGCGAGAAGGGACTCGCGGCGGGTCGTTTCGCCGACGAGTTCCTCCGACGGCATCTGGCGAGTTGGGTGCCCACGCTCTGCGCCGTCGCGCGTCAGCGCGGGGAGGGCGACGAGTACGTTCGCCTGATCGAAGCGGTGCGAAGCTGGATCGATCTCGACGCGAGCGCGGCTGCCTAA
- a CDS encoding winged helix-turn-helix domain-containing protein: protein MSDLANLKPTIRLSIMNPDAESGSLFGRGIASLCLGVRETGSLNAAAKGMGMAYSKAWRIIKETEAALDLQLLNRDGAHGSDLTDAGNKLLDAYLAIEEKLQKEAEDLFSNVLK, encoded by the coding sequence ATGAGCGACCTTGCGAACCTGAAGCCGACGATCCGGCTCTCCATCATGAACCCGGACGCCGAGAGCGGCTCGCTGTTCGGACGCGGCATCGCCAGCCTGTGCCTGGGCGTGCGCGAGACCGGCTCGCTCAACGCCGCCGCCAAGGGCATGGGCATGGCCTACAGCAAGGCCTGGCGCATCATCAAGGAGACGGAAGCGGCCCTCGACCTGCAGCTGCTCAACCGCGACGGCGCGCACGGCAGCGACCTGACCGACGCCGGCAACAAGCTGCTGGACGCCTACCTCGCCATCGAGGAAAAGCTGCAGAAGGAAGCCGAAGACCTGTTCAGCAACGTGCTGAAGTAA
- a CDS encoding 4Fe-4S dicluster domain-containing protein has translation MQRAETKSGKRPFMLIDVSLCIGCHACVNACKFENGLSIKQFNTWIETWDAGDYPQVVRANVPHLCNHCDNAPCMAVCPTGATYRNDDGLILVDQDRCIGCKYCMAACPFAVRWQNDAGEVEKCTFCVNRTSQGLLPACAGNCPTHARLFGDLNDPSSEVAQKVAKAQAESMLPELGIETNTCYVGLAETNALPKSSSVLHGGRVAVKLEDMERGE, from the coding sequence ATGCAACGAGCTGAAACGAAATCGGGCAAGCGGCCCTTCATGTTGATCGACGTGTCGCTGTGCATCGGGTGCCACGCGTGCGTGAATGCGTGCAAGTTCGAGAACGGGCTGTCCATCAAGCAGTTCAACACCTGGATCGAAACCTGGGATGCGGGCGATTATCCCCAGGTGGTGCGCGCGAACGTGCCGCACCTGTGCAACCACTGCGACAATGCGCCGTGCATGGCCGTGTGCCCCACGGGGGCCACGTACCGCAACGACGACGGCCTGATCCTCGTGGATCAGGACCGCTGCATCGGCTGCAAGTACTGCATGGCGGCCTGCCCCTTCGCCGTGCGGTGGCAGAACGACGCGGGCGAGGTGGAGAAGTGCACGTTCTGCGTGAACCGCACGTCGCAGGGGCTGCTCCCGGCATGCGCCGGCAACTGCCCCACCCACGCCCGTCTGTTCGGCGATTTAAACGACCCGAGCAGCGAAGTTGCCCAGAAGGTGGCGAAGGCGCAGGCGGAGAGTATGCTGCCCGAACTGGGCATCGAGACCAACACGTGCTACGTCGGCCTCGCCGAGACGAACGCGCTGCCGAAGTCGTCGTCGGTGCTGCACGGCGGGCGCGTCGCGGTGAAACTCGAAGACATGGAAAGGGGTGAGTAG